The uncultured Roseibium sp. DNA segment TCAAGAAGATTCGCCCGGCCGAGTAAGCCGGACGCAGGTTTCTCTTTTCGCACAACGTCCGCCGCGCTTATCCCATCTGCGCGCGGCGGACACGGACCTCCCCCCTTTGGTTTCGGATAGATAGATCGTCATGGGTCTTTTTGTGGCACAGCTCCTGACGGGGCTTGCAAATGCGGCAGCCTTGTTTCTCGTCGCCTCCGGACTGTCGCTGATTTTCGGCGTCACACGGATCGTGAACTTCGCGCACGGATCGCTCTACATGCTGGGCGCCTATTTCGGCGTGACGCTGATGAACATGCTGCCCGGCGCCTTCGGCTTCTGGGGATCGATCCTCATGTCGGGGCTTATTGTCGGCCTGATCGGCATCGTCATCGAAATCTGTGTTCTGAGGCCCGTCTACCGTGCGCCGGAGCTGTTCCAGCTCGTGGCCACCTTCGGCGTCATTCTGGTGATCCAGGACCTCACCCTGATGATCTGGGGTGCGGAAGATCAGCTCGGACCGCGCGCTCCCGGCCTGAAATCCGTCGTGCGCATCCTGGGCGAACCGGTCCCGCAATACGATCTGGCGCTCATCGCGATCACCCCGGTCATTCTGCTGGGTCTGTGGTGGCTGATCGCGAAGACCCGCGTCGGCATTCTCGTGCGCGCCGCCACGCAGGACCGTGAAATGGTCGGCGCGCTCGGCGTCAACCAGTCCTGGCTCTTTACAGGCGTGTTCTTCCTCGGCTCGATGCTTGCCGGCCTCGGCGGCGCGATTCAGCTGCCAAAGGGGGGCGCGGATCTGCTGATGGACCTGAACATCATATCCGCCGTCTTCGTCGTGGTCGTCATTGGCGGCATGGGGTCCATTCCCGGCGCCTTCGTGGCCTCGGTCCTCATTTCCGTTCTTAACGTGTTCGGCGTGTCCTACCTGCCGCAGAGCACACTGGTGCTAATGTATGTGGTCATGGCGATCGTCCTGCTGGTCCGCCCCTACGGCCTGTTCGGCCGGGAGGAAAAGGCCGGCGAGCATGGACAGGTGGGCGAACCGGAGCGGCCGATCCGCCCGGCGAATATGCGCGGGCGGCTTCTCGTTGCCGCCCTGCTCGCGGTGCTGGCGCTCGTTCCGGTCTTCGGCAGCAATTTCACCCAGGTGCTGATCACCGACATCCTCATCTTCTGCCTGTTCGCCGCCTCCCTGCAGTTCATGCTGAGCACCGGCGGGCTGGTCAGTTTCGGCCATGCCGCCTATTTCGGCGGCGGCGCCTATGCGGCCGCCCTTCTGGTCACCTATGCCGGCAGCCCGATGGAACTCGCCTTCCTGTTTGCCCCGTTGGCCGCAGGTCTTCTCGCGATCATCTTCGGCTGGTTCTGCATCCGGCTCAGCGGCGTCTATTTCGCCATGCTGACGCTCGCCTTCAGCCAGCTCGTCTGGTCGCTGGTGTTCCAGTGGTACGACGTCACCGGCGGCGACGACGGCCTGGTGAATATCTGGCCGGCAAAATGGCTGTCGGGTACCACGGCCTATTACTATTTCACCCTGATCGTCGGCATCGGCGGCATCATCCTCTTGCGCCACCTGACCCATGCCCCTCTCGGCTATACCCTGCGCGCAACCCGCGATAGCGCCCGTCAGGCGGAAGCGACCGGCATCAACGTGAAGCGCGTCCAGTGGGTGGCCTTCGCCACCGCGGGCGCCATGGCGGGCCTTGCGGGCGGGCTGTTCGTGTTCTCCAAGGGCTCGATCTTCCCCAACGAACTGGAAATCGGCAAAAGCTTCGATGCGCTGATCGTGGTGTTCCTGGGCGGTGTGAAGACCCTTTCCGGCGGCGTGGTCGGGGCGGCCTTCATGGAAAGCGCGAAGGACTGGTTGACCCGCCTTGAGTACTGGCGTCTGGTCCTCGGCCTGGTGATCATCGGGGTCGTCATCATCGCGCCTGACGGCATCGTGGGCACCGTGCGCAAGGTCGCCGAACGTATCGGCTTGCGCCGGACCGAGGAGTTCATGAAATGACAGCTGTTCTCAAGGTCGAAAACCTCGTCAGGACCTTCGGCGGCGTCAAGGCGGTCGCAGGCGTCAGCTTCGAAGTCGCACCCGGTGAACTGAAAGCCCTGATCGGGCCCAATGGCGCGGGCAAGTCCACCTGCTTCAACATGTTGATGGGACAGCTGAAGCCCACCTCCGGCAAGGTCTATCTGAACGGCGAGAACATCACCGGCCGCCCTCCCCGCGATATCTGGCGGCGGGGCGTCGGCCGGACGTTCCAGATCACCGGCACCTACCAGAGCATGACGGTGGCGGAGAACGTGCAGATGGCGCTGATGTCCCATCATCGCAAGCTGTTTGCGGTGCGGCCCTATGCCTACAAGCTCTACCGGGACGAAGCGATTGCCCTGCTCGATGTGGTCGGCATGGCGGACCAGGCCGACCGGGCCTGTGCCATTCTGGCCTATGGCGACCTGAAACGGCTGGAGCTGGCGATCGCGCTTGCCAACGAACCGACCCTTCTGCTCATGGACGAGCCCACCGCCGGCATGGCGCCGAAGGAGCGGATCAACCTGATGCAGCTGACGGCCGATATCGTCCGAGAGCGTGGTGTCAGCGTGCTATTCACCGAACATGACATGGACGTCGTCTTTGCCCATGCCCACCATATCATGGTGCTCAACCGGGGCGAACTGATCGCCGACGGCACGGCGAGCGAGGTGCGCAATAACCCGCAAGTCCAGGAAGTCTATCTCGGCGGCGGCACTCTTTACGAACAGGAGACGGCCGATGCTTGAGATATCCTGTCTGAACAGCTTCTACGGCAAGGCCCATATCCTGAACGATCTCGGCTTCTCCGTTTCCCGGGGCGAAGTGGTCGCCCTGCTTGGCCGCAACGGCGCAGGCAAGACCACGACGATGAAATCCATCATGCAGCTCGTGCGACCAAAATCCGGCAAGGTGACGTTCGACGGCAAGGACATCACCGCCATGCCGTCACACAAGGTGGCGCGCTTCGGCCTCGGCTATGTTCCCGAAGAACGGCGCATCTTCACCGATCTGACCATTCTGGAAAACCTGGAAGTCGGCCGGCAGGCCGTGCGGCAGGATGCGCCCTCCTGGACCGCCGAAGCCCTGTTCGAGCTGTTCCCCAACCTCTCGGAACGGCGCTACAACCGCGGCAAGGCCTTGTCCGGCGGGGAGCAGCAGATGCTCACCATCGCCCGCACCCTGATGGGCAATCCCAAGCTTCTGTTGCTCGATGAACCTTCGGAAGGCATCGCGCCGGTAATTGTGGAGCAGATGGCCAAGACCATCCTCCGCTTCAAGCAGGAAGGCCTGACGGTTATCATTTCCGAGCAGAACCTGCATTTTGCCCGGATCGTCGCCGACCGGGCGGTCATCATCGAGAGCGGTGAAAAGAAGTTCGACGGCACATTCTCCGAGCTTGAAAAACAACCGGAGATCCGCGATGCATACCTGTCCGTGTAGCAGCCGCGGCGATTGAGGAAAAAGCGTGACCGATCAAGCCGACGAAACCCTGGAACCGGCATCCGGACAAAGTCAGGAAACCCGACCGGCGCCAGACCACGGCCCGGACCATGGCTATGTTCTCGACGAGCAGATCGGTTATATCCTGCGCAAGGCCTATCAGCGCAACGCGGTCATCTTTTCCGAAAAAATCCACGACCTGACGCCGACCCAGTTCGCGGTCATGGCGCGGCTGACGGAACTCGGCTCCGTCTCCCAGAACCAGCTCGGCCGCACGGTCGGGCTGGACGTGGCGACCACCAAGGGCGTGGTCGACCGCCTCAATGCCCGAGGGCTCGTGCATTCGAGGAAAGATCCGAACGACAAGCGCCGGCAGCTGATTTCCCTCACCCCGGAGGGCTGGAAACATTTCCTCTCCAACGCTTCGCTTGGTCTTGAAGTCTCCGAGGAAACCATTGCACCGCTGACCCAGTCGGAACAGCGCACCCTCCTGCGGCTCCTGAAAAAGATGCAGTAGGCCGGCGTCCGGCGTTTTCGTATCGGCGTCGCATCCGGTTTTTGCGCCCTAAAATGATCCAAATGGATCATTTATTTTTAATATGATTTACTTGTTGCAAAACTCATGAGGCGGCGTAAAATCCTTGCTATGCATCACGCGCCTCTGAACACCGAAATTCTGACCAGGTTCGACACCATGTCGGCGCAGCTTCAGGCTGCGGCGCGGTTCGTGCTGGACCGCCCGCGCGACGTGGCGCTGCTGTCCATGCGCGAGCAGGCCCGGCAGGCGGGCGTGCAGCCGGCAACGATGACGCGCCTTGCAAAGCACCTGGGGTTGAACGGCTATGAGGACATCCGGGAGCGTTACGCGGAAGCCGTACGCGGCGGCGGCCTCGGCTTCTCCGGCAAGGTGACTGCCCAGCAGGCCAACCAGAAGCTGAAAGGCGACGAAGCGCTTGCCGCGGACATGCTCGGCGCGATCGGCACTCAGGTTCAAAGCCTTACAAATCCGGAGTTTCTCAGCCATATCGTGGCCGCGGCCGATGCCCTCTCCCGCGCCCAGCGCATCTACTGCCTCGGTCTCAGGGCAAGCCATGCCATTGCCTGGCATCTTCACTACGTCCTCACCCTGACCGGCCGGCAGTCTGTTCAGGTCGACGGCATTGCCGCGACCGGCCCCGACTGCCTCGCTCATGCCGGGCCGGACGATGTGCTGTTCGCGGTCAGCATCGCGCCTTATACGAAGCTGACCCTCGAGCTTGCCGACTATGCTGTTCAAAACGGCATCCCCGTCGTCGCTCTGACCGACAGTGCCGTCGCACCGCTCGCCCAGATCGCAAAGCACACGATTCTGGTGCCGACCGGCAGCCCGTCGTTCTTTCACACCATGTCCCCCGGCTTCATCGTCGCCGAAATCCTCGGAGCGATCGTCGCCGGGCGCAGCGGGGAGGACGCCCTTGCGGCCCTCACCCATGTCGACGCCCTGCACGCCGCGCTCGGCAGCCACGTCCAGTCCCTCTCAGCCAAGAGGTCATCATGACCCATCTTCTGCATCGCAATGCCAATGCCACCATGCCGGTTGCCGTCAGCGGCAAAGGCGTCGAACTCTTCGACAGCACCGGCAAGGCCTATATCGACGCCTCGGGCGGGGCCGCCGTCTCGTGCCTCGGTCACAGCCATCCGGATGTGCTCGGCGCCCTGCATCGGCAGCTGGATCAATTGGCTTACGCGCACACCGGGTTCTTCACGACGGATGTCGCCGAAAAGCTCGCCGACAATCTCGTCGCCCATGCACCCGACGGCCTGGACCATGTCTATCTGGTCAGTGGCGGTTCGGAAGCGGTCGAGGCGGCCCTAAAGATGGCCCGGCAGTATTTCGTTGAAAAAGGCGAGACGCAGCGCCGGCATATCATCGCCCGCCGGCAGAGCTATCACGGCAATACCCTCGGCGCGCTTGCCACCGGCGGCAACGAATGGCGGCGGAGCCAGTTCAAGCCGCTGCTCGTCGAGACCCACCACATCGACCCGTGTTTCGCCTACCGGTTTCAGCAGGAAGGCGAAAGCGATGCGGACTATGCCGCGCGCGCGGCGCAGGCTCTGGAAGACAAGATCCTGGAACTTGGCACCGATGAGGTGATTGCCTTTGTCGCCGAAACCGTGGTCGGAGCGACCGCAGGCGCCGTGCCGCCGGTCGGAGATTATTTCAAACGGATCCGCGAGATCTGCGACCGCTACGGCGTGCTTCTGATCCTCGACGAGGTCATGTGCGGGATGGGCCGGACCGGGACACTGCATGCCTGCGAACAGGACGGCATCTCACCGGACCTGATGACCATCGCCAAGGGGCTTGGCGGCGGCTATCAACCGGTCGGCGCGGTGCTTTTGCAGGGCAAGATCTTCGAGGCCTTTTCAAAAGGCTCCGGTTTCTTCCAGCACGGGCATACCTATATGGGCCATCCCATGGCGGCGGCTGCCGGTCTGGCCGTGCAGGAGATCATCCAGCGGGACAACCTTTTGGCCAATGTGAAGGCCATGGGCGGCCTTCTGGAAAGCCGTCTCACCGAGTGCTTCGGCAATCACCATCATATCGGCGACATCCGCGGCCGAGGCCTGTTCCAGGCGATCGAACTCGTTGAGGATAGGTCGACGAAAGCCCCGTTCGATCCGGCGCTCAAGCTGAACGCCAAAATCAAGCGCGAGGCGATGGCCCGGGGTCTGATGGTCTATCCAATGGGCGGCACCATCGACGGGCTGACCGGCGATCACGTCCTGATCGCCCCGCCGTTCATTTCCGAACCGCACCACATCGACGCCATTGTCGAGCGGCTGGGCGATGCGGTGGATGCGGCCCTGGCAGGTTGAGGCTCGATCCTTATTTAAGCAAAAGACGCGTCAGAGCTTGCTCGGCGATACGCCGAAAGCGGCTTTGAACTGCTTGGAGAACTCGCTGGAACTGCTGAAGCCACAGGCATAGGCGATTTGCGTCAGGGACCGGTTCGCCGCGTTGGTCTCGATCATCCCCCGCGCCGCGCCCAGGCGGCGGTGCCTCAGGCGCTCCATGACCGTCTCGCCGTCAGAGAACACCTTGTAAAGGTAGCTGCGCGAAATCCCGCAGCCGGCGGCGATCTTTTCCGGGGTCAGGGACATATCCCTGTAATGCGCGTCGAGAAAGGCGACCACGCGGGCGCGAATGGACTGGATTGCCAGGCTGTCTTCAGACGAGGCGCCTCCGGATACCAGAAAGAAGGCCACGGTATCCAGCATCTGGTTGGTCATGAAATCCACGGAGCGTTCGTCGAGGCTGTCCGCGTTTTTCAAAAGCTCGATGATCAGGCGTTGCATCATGTGGAAAATCGCGTCCGGCTGGACGATTTCCCGCGACAGGATGTCGGTGTTCCGGCCCACGCGATGTTCGAGCGCGGACAGGGGGATCTTGATGTTGAAGGTCGAATATTCCTCGGCGACCTTGAGCTTCGCGGCAAGGCCATTGTTCAGCAGATAGGCGTTCCGTGGCACCAGATGCGCAGACGCATCCGCAATCTGGATGTCTGCGGACCCGGTTTCGGGAAAGGATAGCGAGTAAAACGGCTCCTCATCATTGCCCGGAGAGGAGCGCGTGCGCTCGAATTGCTGATTGCCGAAGGCAATCCGGTTGAACGTGAGCGCGCCGACCTTACGGCTGTAGAGGCAGCCGGTCATCTCCCCGTCCCGGATGGCGCGCAGGTTCACGGCCCCCCAAAGTTGCCCGAACACGGTCCGCCAGTGATCGGCCCTGTGCCTGTCGCTGACAGCGTCCGTGTGCACCACAAGCGGCAACAAACTTGCCCCGGGATCCGGACCCAACTCCATCAATTCCGTCAATGTGTCCTCCCACAGACCTGCGAGTGGACGCTAGCACAAAAGAAAGTGTGCTCCAACGCAAGCCCGGCGGGGAGCCTGGTCCTAGAGTCGACGGTGAGGAATTTCGGGAGGATTGCATGAAACATTCCATCACCTTTGTATTCGCCGCCGGCATCGTCGCCCTGTCGAGCCCGACACGGGCACAGACGACCGAGTGGACGCTGGCCTATCTTCCGGTCAAGGGGACGATCTACGAAGAAGTCGCCCTCGCGATTCCCGAGCGGATCGAGAAGGTCACGGACGGCCGTTTGAAAATCACCGCGAACTCGTCCCTGAT contains these protein-coding regions:
- a CDS encoding MurR/RpiR family transcriptional regulator, producing the protein MHHAPLNTEILTRFDTMSAQLQAAARFVLDRPRDVALLSMREQARQAGVQPATMTRLAKHLGLNGYEDIRERYAEAVRGGGLGFSGKVTAQQANQKLKGDEALAADMLGAIGTQVQSLTNPEFLSHIVAAADALSRAQRIYCLGLRASHAIAWHLHYVLTLTGRQSVQVDGIAATGPDCLAHAGPDDVLFAVSIAPYTKLTLELADYAVQNGIPVVALTDSAVAPLAQIAKHTILVPTGSPSFFHTMSPGFIVAEILGAIVAGRSGEDALAALTHVDALHAALGSHVQSLSAKRSS
- a CDS encoding ABC transporter ATP-binding protein, whose translation is MLEISCLNSFYGKAHILNDLGFSVSRGEVVALLGRNGAGKTTTMKSIMQLVRPKSGKVTFDGKDITAMPSHKVARFGLGYVPEERRIFTDLTILENLEVGRQAVRQDAPSWTAEALFELFPNLSERRYNRGKALSGGEQQMLTIARTLMGNPKLLLLDEPSEGIAPVIVEQMAKTILRFKQEGLTVIISEQNLHFARIVADRAVIIESGEKKFDGTFSELEKQPEIRDAYLSV
- a CDS encoding MarR family winged helix-turn-helix transcriptional regulator, with the protein product MTDQADETLEPASGQSQETRPAPDHGPDHGYVLDEQIGYILRKAYQRNAVIFSEKIHDLTPTQFAVMARLTELGSVSQNQLGRTVGLDVATTKGVVDRLNARGLVHSRKDPNDKRRQLISLTPEGWKHFLSNASLGLEVSEETIAPLTQSEQRTLLRLLKKMQ
- a CDS encoding ABC transporter permease translates to MGLFVAQLLTGLANAAALFLVASGLSLIFGVTRIVNFAHGSLYMLGAYFGVTLMNMLPGAFGFWGSILMSGLIVGLIGIVIEICVLRPVYRAPELFQLVATFGVILVIQDLTLMIWGAEDQLGPRAPGLKSVVRILGEPVPQYDLALIAITPVILLGLWWLIAKTRVGILVRAATQDREMVGALGVNQSWLFTGVFFLGSMLAGLGGAIQLPKGGADLLMDLNIISAVFVVVVIGGMGSIPGAFVASVLISVLNVFGVSYLPQSTLVLMYVVMAIVLLVRPYGLFGREEKAGEHGQVGEPERPIRPANMRGRLLVAALLAVLALVPVFGSNFTQVLITDILIFCLFAASLQFMLSTGGLVSFGHAAYFGGGAYAAALLVTYAGSPMELAFLFAPLAAGLLAIIFGWFCIRLSGVYFAMLTLAFSQLVWSLVFQWYDVTGGDDGLVNIWPAKWLSGTTAYYYFTLIVGIGGIILLRHLTHAPLGYTLRATRDSARQAEATGINVKRVQWVAFATAGAMAGLAGGLFVFSKGSIFPNELEIGKSFDALIVVFLGGVKTLSGGVVGAAFMESAKDWLTRLEYWRLVLGLVIIGVVIIAPDGIVGTVRKVAERIGLRRTEEFMK
- a CDS encoding ABC transporter ATP-binding protein, whose amino-acid sequence is MTAVLKVENLVRTFGGVKAVAGVSFEVAPGELKALIGPNGAGKSTCFNMLMGQLKPTSGKVYLNGENITGRPPRDIWRRGVGRTFQITGTYQSMTVAENVQMALMSHHRKLFAVRPYAYKLYRDEAIALLDVVGMADQADRACAILAYGDLKRLELAIALANEPTLLLMDEPTAGMAPKERINLMQLTADIVRERGVSVLFTEHDMDVVFAHAHHIMVLNRGELIADGTASEVRNNPQVQEVYLGGGTLYEQETADA
- a CDS encoding AraC family transcriptional regulator yields the protein MTELMELGPDPGASLLPLVVHTDAVSDRHRADHWRTVFGQLWGAVNLRAIRDGEMTGCLYSRKVGALTFNRIAFGNQQFERTRSSPGNDEEPFYSLSFPETGSADIQIADASAHLVPRNAYLLNNGLAAKLKVAEEYSTFNIKIPLSALEHRVGRNTDILSREIVQPDAIFHMMQRLIIELLKNADSLDERSVDFMTNQMLDTVAFFLVSGGASSEDSLAIQSIRARVVAFLDAHYRDMSLTPEKIAAGCGISRSYLYKVFSDGETVMERLRHRRLGAARGMIETNAANRSLTQIAYACGFSSSSEFSKQFKAAFGVSPSKL
- a CDS encoding aspartate aminotransferase family protein produces the protein MTHLLHRNANATMPVAVSGKGVELFDSTGKAYIDASGGAAVSCLGHSHPDVLGALHRQLDQLAYAHTGFFTTDVAEKLADNLVAHAPDGLDHVYLVSGGSEAVEAALKMARQYFVEKGETQRRHIIARRQSYHGNTLGALATGGNEWRRSQFKPLLVETHHIDPCFAYRFQQEGESDADYAARAAQALEDKILELGTDEVIAFVAETVVGATAGAVPPVGDYFKRIREICDRYGVLLILDEVMCGMGRTGTLHACEQDGISPDLMTIAKGLGGGYQPVGAVLLQGKIFEAFSKGSGFFQHGHTYMGHPMAAAAGLAVQEIIQRDNLLANVKAMGGLLESRLTECFGNHHHIGDIRGRGLFQAIELVEDRSTKAPFDPALKLNAKIKREAMARGLMVYPMGGTIDGLTGDHVLIAPPFISEPHHIDAIVERLGDAVDAALAG